A single Rhopalosiphum padi isolate XX-2018 chromosome 4, ASM2088224v1, whole genome shotgun sequence DNA region contains:
- the LOC132928586 gene encoding probable pyruvate dehydrogenase E1 component subunit alpha, mitochondrial: protein MNGSSVLRKHNNFKNVLSILESRFFSSTSEATFETKPFKLHKLENGPSTTATLTSEDAIKYYKQMQTIRRIETAAGNLYKEKIVRGFCHLYSGQEACAVGMKAMFRDTDSIITAYRAHGWTYLMGVEPFGVLAELTGRKSGNARGKGGSMHMYAKNFYGGNGIVGAQVPLGAGIAFAAKYLGTGGVCFTLYGDGAANQGQVFEAYNMSKLWDIPCVYVCENNGYGMGTSSERASASTEYYTRGDYIPGIWVDGMDVLAVREAARFAIDYCSSGKGPLVLETATYRYSGHSMSDPGTSYRTRDEIQEVRQTRDPITSFKEKIIGANLVNIDELKQIDKEIKAEIDEAVKKSKADSEIPLSELAGDIYSKPLETTVRGVSPFQKLEHVRIGPAVNLN from the exons ATGAACGGTTCGTCGGTTTTAAGgaaacacaataattttaag aatgtGTTATCTATCTTAGAAAGTCGTTTCTTTTCAAGCACATCAGAAGCAACTTTTGAAACAaag ccaTTTAAGTTGCATAAACTTGAAAATGGTCCGAGTACAACTGCCACCTTGACTTCAGAAgatgctattaaatattataaacaaatgcaAACTATTCGACGAATAGAAACAGCTGCAGGTAATTTGTACAAGGAAAAAATAGTTCGAGGTTTTTGTCATCTCTACTCTGGAcag gaagCTTGTGCTGTGGGAATGAAAGCTATGTTTCGTGATACAGATTCAATAATTACTGCATATCGTGCTCATGGTTGGACATATCTTATGGGTGTTGAACCTTTTGGTGTGTTAGCAGAATTAACTGGGCGTAAAAGTGGTAATGCTCGTGGTAAAGGTGGTTCTATGCATATGTATGCTAAAAACTTTTATGGAGGCAACGGTATTGTTGGAGCacag gTTCCACTTGGTGCTGGTATAGCATTTGCTgctaaatatttaggtaccggCGGTGTGTGTTTTACTTTGTATGGTGATGGAGCTGCTAATCAAGGACAAGTGTTTGAGGCTTACAATATGTCAAAATTGTGGGATATACCTTGTGTGTATGTTTGTGAAAATAATGGCTATGGCATGGGAACTAGCTCTGAACGTGCATCTGCTAGTACTGAATATTATACACGAGGAGATTATATTCCTGGTATCTGGGTTGACGGTATGGATGTTTTGGCTGTCAGAGAAGCTGCTCGTTTTGCCATTGATTATTGTTCTAGTGGTAAAGGACCACTAGTTTTGGAAACAGCAACTTACCGTTACTCTGGACATTCTATGTCTGACCCAGGAACATCTTATAGAACTCGTGATGAAATTCAAGAAGTGCGACAAACAAGAGATCCAATAACATCtttcaaagaaaaaattataggagctaatttagttaatattgatgaattaaag caaaTTGATAAAGAAATTAAAGCTGAAATAGATGAAGCTGTGAAGAAATCAAAAGCAGATTCGGAAATTCCATTATCTGAACTTGCAGGTGATATCTATTCAAAACCACTTGAAACCACAGTTAGAGGAGTAAGCCCGTTCCAGAAATTGGAGCATGTCAGAATTGGACCAGctgtaaatttaaactaa
- the LOC132928582 gene encoding leucine-rich repeat serine/threonine-protein kinase 1 — protein MAEDEDFPGRLLHQVALWDNVDFLTDLLKDDEHKKFINSRDSWGRTALHAACSNEGSGCLEILLNAGALVDTPCGPRGESRTALHISAHIGCPKNIQTLLNHNANLILQDSNGFTALDIALNAENTACSKLLKDASDSWEESQSTIHMALRDAICRGDVSTTKTILSELGSKEEFIVNMAPNGTTTLLYCACEVGKKDLVKMLLDHKADGRIHPITRYSPLYVVAFKGKKDVFEILLKKFPDLIRQTTVEKWLPIHAACINGNIQVLELLLKYPYPPNVLVKLRKDNWEFDVPFDINTKDVNGQTVLYLACLLGNTKIVDILLKYQVKAVKICGSDGISVKDDNNDMSKRSRISEGIQSIVSRLRGSMTKEIDLNEKNLRPVEVNVYCNEEAPETALHAAVRNGFKDVVIALLENGADPNLLTLQPSADYKQKDDDIREAGTSPLTLACSKGDTAIVELLLKYGARDDDCKALAAAMLTKNQHLITTLLGTKAFADPEHKINKKAMTDNIASQFGGLSSLTYSNIFPSTPVMINWHSQRCKLESIKSQWLIDGALHINPKLKMNPRSREIVLFAITRLDISNNSLTQVPAIIFQLQSLRYLNLAQNKIEKLPDPKDSHQVTSPTSKKMSKLYKSIYTANVLEELYLQDNRLDKIPEELFRLPSLTTLDLSNNKLHSVPFQMWRAPKLKDLNMAFNLIKELPYAQSEDEARSLREKSVGRIPILDKAYEVKEIDVNDIDESISLVHHNVWNRTIEIMEQIVRVDETSEVKSNSSQLSSLNLSHNRFSSIPPVLSCLAVNLTRLNISYNCLRTMSYITSYPSSLKQLDLSHNKICVWPSLPQINLEEAAPDQENLLCYRLETGQVPKSTVPSKIRTSRRMSLRANILNRVCSHRRHLRLENLRTLMLADNCMNRIQLTTDDDGFSAASNDSADELDDWDTGGTVLGHSKSKLIFPNLSMLDLSNNQLKEIPTNINELINLSVLNISGNKDVTELPPQMGLLSRLWNLNTRGCSLQEPLKSMIDSNKYKTMDVIGYLKSVLEDAKPYARMKLMIVGVQGIGKTSLLDQLRQEGTGNYKKKPVDHWAKRMGNKNINQKTNKGTNISTVGVDIGDWVYEKKIRGNSQYGPVMFRTWDFGGQNEYYATHQYFLSKRSLYIVVWKITDGHRGIAEILQWLVNIQARAPNSPVIIIGTHYDVMSTMSPEYSSEQLQQLIRDRFINIVDAEKYGLPRVLDTIEISCKTKHNIKLLCNIIYDTVFSLRPPGSKELLLEQRVPATYLALEDIVSHIGSERRQAGLDPVLNLDQFRTAVNAEMLSRYHKSFRDMAELNQAILFLHENGVLLHYDDATLKDLYFLDPQWLCDMLAHVVTIREINPFARSGIMKLDDLQIVLKSSTCTREYIVNLLNKFEVALTWDSRSLLIPSLLPSEEDMYSQRAQPVSIKVPVKSKIHKLRTKVSSQAMFDSIDIGEHITSRSDPEVSVRRLLLMSYFPSGFWSRLITRILGDDTIIHVIRQFFMPTEVNGDDFMCSDFQTQFDWILWQTGIELKFANKITLFRMKEVLHRNSPINYRHLRFQLFQENSWYDVPIKTSSILETYLPLDTVIVKRPIKNNDEEDIGFRAIVLDPSPVQAAKLLALVVDHIDVLLEDWYPTLGTRFVHTSEGKCLVTRLVPCPRCLAGSVETDSISIDMKDDDGTSKIDHISKEFLKRDLDNKNIVRKSQESYNGSDGGDSGFGHDISPQSSRKVSVEGHPLASDNQIEGGIHYGWIVEDCILAASSVDKLCVVCPKHGDLSLAQVAPDTVFLDLGEELVINDQDIIRGKLLGRGAFGFVFKGVCKGKKPGNSIQIAIKMLQPVPPGPNASQSAIIAYKGAQAKWDRDPLQYTCKSYCSARQELNIMLNLKHPNIVPLIGVCTKPLALILDLAPMGALDQILRNYRRSGSKFDPHILQQIVFQIAKALEYLHQQRIIYRDLKSENVLVWSIPVPLQDPYAVNTHVKMADYGISRLSLPSGTKGFGGTEGFMAPEIIKYNGEEEYTEKVDCFSFGMFIYELITMHQPFENHESVKESILEGHRPALTYRETAYPSYLLDLMAVCWSQSPKERPSASQIVSIVSAPEFTHLYDVVSLSHSADVISCTRIPLPLSEDNENNGDEIWLPCSNGKLDRLAFSITNWFHYRSANVLHKITAICTVDDHSIWLGDAEGQIHAYSSNDSKYMFSYKLITDQEVGVKRIVTLIDRHRVAVGLENGRIFLVRSDMSPLAPTMGEGSFVMSELGSSTILFDFIAVNSNKTCELWCGENQGRISVYTIKQNVAINYEVLQHFDYTGLDTQVMSLSASRGHNLVWSYVHPGCIVYQWDVVTRKIMNKLDCSKLIPCSESLKSISIEERLSPGKCQITSICAVGDELYLGTAWGCIVVVEQDTARPITVFRPYEQEVTCMTAACEGNAIISIGHGYRSLLKRYLSHCNDMADVTGTTFAILWSTRNWNAY, from the exons ATGGCCGAAGACGAGGATTTTCCTGGTCGACTTTTACACCAG GTTGCATTATGGGACAATGTAGACTTCTTGACGGACCTTCTCAAAGATGACGAGCATAAAAAGTTTATCAATAGTCGTGATTCTTGGGGTCGCACTGCTCTTCATGCGGCTTGTTCAAATGAAGGTTCTGGTTGTCTGGAAATATTACTCAATGCGGGAG CTCTTGTAGATACACCATGTGGTCCTCGTGGCGAATCCAga ACAGCATTACACATCAGTGCACACATTGGATGTCCAAAAAACATCCAAACACTTTTAAATCACAATGCAAATTTAATATTGCAAGACTCTAATGGATTTACAGCACTTGATATAGCTCTCAATGCAGAAAATACTGCTTGCAGCAAATTACTGAAAGATGCTTCag attCTTGGGAAGAGTCTCAAAGTACAATTCATATGGCTTTGCGAGATGCCATCTGCAGAGGTGATGTTAGTACTACCAAAACAATTTTGTCAGAACTTGGATCTAAAGAAGAATTCATTGTTAACATGGCACCTAATGGTACCACCACATTGTTGTActg tgcTTGTGAAGTGGGTAAAAAAGACTTGGTGAAAATGTTACTTGACCATAAAGCTGATGGTAGAATACATCCAATCACTCGGTATTCTCCTCTTTATGTTGTGGCttttaaaggaaaaaaagaTGTTTTTGAAATCCTTCTcaag AAATTCCCTGATCTCATTCGACAAACTACTGTAGAAAAATGGTTGCCAATCCATGCGGCATGTATAAATGGAAATATTCAAGTATTAGAGCTTCTACTGAAATATCCTTATCCTCCTAATGTGTTGGTAAAATTAag AAAAGATAATTGGGAATTTGATGTCCCATTTGACATAAACACTAAGGATGTCAATGGTCAAACAGTGTTATACCTGGCTTGTCTTTTGggaaatacaaaaattgtagaCATACTGTTAAAATATCAAGTGAAAGCTGTAAag ATTTGTGGTTCTGATGGAATTTCTGTAAAAGATGATAATAACGACATGTCAAAACGTAGTCGTATTTCTGAAGGTATACAGTCAATAGTTTCTCGTCTTAGAGGGAGTATGACAAAAGAAATTGATTTGAATGAGAAAAACTTAAGACCCGTGGAAGTAAATGTTTATTGCAATGAAGAAGCTCCAGAAACAGCTCTTCATGCTGCCGTACGAAATGGATTTAAAGATGTGGTAATTGCGTTACTTGAAAATGGTGCTGATCCTAATCTACTGACTTTACAACCATCTGCTGATTACAAA CAAAAAGATGATGATATCCGAGAAGCTGGTACCTCTCCATTGACATTAGCATGTAGTAAAGGAGATACAGCTATTGTTGAATTGCTGTTAAAATATGGTGCTAGAGACGATGACTGTAAAGCTCTTGCAGCTGCAATGTTAActaaaaatcaacatttaattACAACATTACTTGGAACTAAAGCTTTTGCTGATCccgaacataaaattaataaaaaggcAATGACAGATAACATTGCTTCACAATTTGGCGGTTTATCAAGTTTAACATACAGTAACATATTTCCTAGTACTCCAGTTATGATAAATTGGCATAGTCAAAGATGTAAACTTGAATCCATAAAATCACAGTGGCTG atTGACGGTGCTCTTCATATCAATCCAAAGCTGAAAATGAATCCCCGAAGTAGAGAAATTGTTTTGTTTGCAATTACTAGATTAGATATATCAAATAATTCACTTACCCAAGTGCCggcaataatttttcaattacaaaGTCTCAGGTATTTAAATCTGGctcaaaacaaaattgaaaaattacctGATCCAAAAGATTCTCATCAAGTAACCTCTCCTACAAGcaaaaaaatgtccaaactATACAAATCTATCTATACGGCTAATGTCTTAGAAGAACTTTACTTGCAA GATAATCGTCTTGATAAAATTCCTGAAGAACTATTCAGATTACCTTCATTGACTACACTCGACTTATCCAACAACAAACTTCATTCTGTACCTTTTCAAATGTGGCGTGCTCCTAAGCTTAAAGATCTTAATATGGCATTTAATCTGATAAAAGAACTTCCATATGCTCAATCAGAAGATGAAGCCAGAAGTTTACGAGAAAAATCTGTTGGACGTATTCCTATATTAGACAAGGCATATGAAGTTAAAGAAATTGATGTTAATGATATTGATGA aaGTATTTCATTAGTTCATCATAATGTTTGGAATCGCACTATTGAAATAATGGAACAAATTGTAAGAGTTGATGAGACATCAGAAGTTAAATCTAACAGCTCACAATTATCATCGTTGAACTTATCACATAATAGATTTAGCTCAATACCTCCTGTACTATCATGTTTAGCTGTAAACCTAACACGGCTGAACATATCATATAATTG tttaaggACAATGAGTTATATAACATCATATCCCAGTTCACTCAAACAATTAGACTTAAGtcacaataaaatatgtgtttggCCTAGTTTACCACAAATTAATCTAGAAGAGGCTGCACCTGATCAAGAAAATCTATTGTGTTATCGATTAGAAACCGGACAAGTCCCCAAATCAACTGTACCTTCGAAAATACGAActa gtagaAGAATGTCATTAAgagcaaacattttaaatcgtgTATGTTCACATAGACGCCATTTAAGGCTTGAAAATTTGAGAACTTTAATGTTAGCCGATAACTGTATGAACAGAATACAATTGACAACTGATGATGATGGATTTTCTGCTGCTTCAAATGATTCAGCCGATGAGTTAGATGACtgg gaTACAGGAGGTACAGTTTTGGGacattcaaaatcaaaattaattttccctAACTTGAGTATGTTGGATTTaagtaataatcaattaaaagaaATTCCTACTAATATAAACGAACTCATTAATTTGTCTGTATTAAACATAAGTGGAAATAAAG ATGTAACAGAACTTCCTCCACAAATGGGTCTGTTGTCACGGTTGTGGAATTTAAATACCAGAGGCTGTAGCCTACAGGAACCACTCAAATCCATGATTGACtcaaataagtataaaacaatGGATGTTATTGGTTATTTGAAGTCAGTTCTTGAAGATGCCAAACCATATGCTCGTATGAAATTAATGATTGTTGGTGTTCAAGGAATTGGTAAAACATCATTATTAGACCAACTGAGACAAGAAGGAACtggaaattataaaaagaaaccTGTGGAT CATTGGGCAAAACGTatgggaaataaaaatataaatcaaaagacAAACAAAGGAACAAATATTTCAACAGTTGGTGTTGATATTGGTGATTGGGTATATGAAAAGAAAATAAGAGGCAATTCTCAATATGGCCCAGTAATGTTTCGTACTTGGGACTTTGGTGGTCAAAATGAATACTATGCCacacatcaatattttttatcaaaaagaaGCTTGTACATTGTGGTGTGGAAAATCACAGATGGTCATCGAGGAATTGCAGAAATCTTACAATGGCTTGTCAATAtacaa GCTCGTGCACCAAATTCGCCAGTTATAATTATTGGTACACACTATGATGTCATGAGTACTATGTCCCCTGAATATTCTTCAGAACAATTACAACAACTAATTAGGGATCGATTTATCAATATAGTGGATGCTGAAAAATATGGTTTACCTAGAGTATTGGATACAATTGAAATCAGTTGTAAAACAAAGCATAACATTAAacttttgtgtaatattatttatgatacagTGTTCAGTCTTAGACCTCCTG gaagcAAAGAACTATTATTGGAACAAAGAGTCCCAGCAACATATTTAGCATTAGAAGACATTGTAAGCCATATTGGATCTGAAAGAAGACAAGCTGGCTTAGATCCTGTTTTAAACTTGGATCAATTTAGAACTGCAGTTAATGCTGAAATGTTATCTCGGTACCATAAATCATTTCGAGATATGGCTGAACTTAACCAAGCAATTTTGTTCTTGCACGAAAATG gtgTATTGTTACATTATGATGATGCAACACTAAAAgatctatattttttagatcCACAGTGGTTATGTGATATGTTAGCACATGTGGTAACAATTAGGGAAATCAATCCTTTTGCTCGATCAGGTATAATGAAATTAGATGATCtacaaattgttttaaagtCATCAACATGTACAAgagaatatattgttaatttgctCAATAAATTTGAAGTAGCACTAACTTGGGACAGTAGATCTCTATTAATACCATCTCTTTTACCATCAGAAGAAGATATGTATAGTCAAAGAGCACAACCAGTATCTATCAAAGTTCCTGTAAaatcaaaaatccataaattacGAACTAAAGTTTCAAGTCAGGCAATGTTTGATTCAATTGATATTGGAGAACACATAACAAGTCGTTCAGATCCAGAAGTATCAGTTCGTCGTTTGTTACTCATGTCGTATTTTCCATCAGGCTTTTGGTCTCGGCTAATAACTCGCATACTTGGAGATGATACTATTATCCATGTGATCAGACAATTTTTTATGCCAACAGAAGTAAATGGTGATGATTTTATGTGTTCTGATTTTCAAACTCAATTTGATTGGATATTATGGCAAACTGGAATCGAATTAAAATTtgctaataaaattacattgttcCGTATGAAAGAAGTTTTACACCGTAACTCTCCTATAAATTATAGGCATCTAAGATTTCAACTTTTTCAAGAAAACTCTTGGTATGATGTACCAATAAAAACTTCTTCAATTCTTGAAACTTACTTACCTCTAGATACAGTGATTGTAAAAagaccaataaaaaataatgatgaagaAGACATAGGTTTCAGAGCTATTGTTTTAGATCCATCTCCTGTACAAGCAGCAAAATTATTGGCTTTAGTAGTAGACCATATAGATGTATTACTAGAAGATTGGTATCCAACATTAGGTACTCGATTTGTCCATACATCTGAAGGAAAATGTTTAGTAACTAGACTCGTTCCATGTCCAAGATGTTTAGCTGGAAGTGTTGAAACCGATAGTATTTCAATTGATATGAAAGATGATGATGGTACAAGTAAAATAGACCATATATCTAAAGAGTTTTTAAAAAGAGATTTGGACAATAAAAACATTGTGCGAAAATCGCAAGAAAGCTACAATGGTTCTGATGGGGGAGACAGTGGTTTTGGACATGATATTAGTCCACAATCAAGTAGAAAAGTATCTGTTGAAGGTCATCCCTTAGCTTCAGATAATCAAATTGAAGGTGGTATACATTATGGATGGATAGTGGAAGATTGTATTCTAGCTGCATCATCTGTGGATAAACTTTGTGTTGTATGTCCTAAGCATGGAGATTTATCTTTAGCACAAGTTGCTCCTGATACT gtATTTTTGGATTTGGGAGAAGAGCTAGTCATTAATGATCAAGATATTATACGAGGTAAATTATTAGGTCGTGGAGCAtttggttttgtttttaaaggcGTATGTAAAGGGAAAAAACCCGGTAATAGTATACAAATAGCCATTAAAATGCTTCAACCTGTACCACCTGGACCTAATGCTAGTCAGTCTGCTATTATAGCCTATAAA GGAGCTCAAGCAAAATGGGACCGTGACCCACTTCAATATACATGTAAATCATACTGTAGTGCAAGAcaagaattaaatataatgctgAATCTGAAACATCCAAATATTGTTCCATTGATTGGTGTTTGTACAAAACCACTAGCACTTATTCTTGACCTTGCGCCAATGGGAGCATTGGATCAGATTTTAAGAAACTATCGAAGATCTGGTTCAAAATTTGACCCTCATATTCTGCAACAAATAGTTTTTCAAATTGCAAAAGCATTAGAATATTTACATCAGCAACGAATTATATATAGAGATTTAAAAAGTGAAAATGTTCTTGTTTGGTCTATCCCAGTGCCACTTCAAGACCCTTACGCGGTTAACACTCATGTTAAAATGGCGGATTACG GAATTAGTCGTTTATCTCTACCATCCGGTACCAAAGGTTTTGGTGGTACTGAAGGATTTATGGctcctgaaataataaaatacaatggcGAAGAAGAATATACTGAAAAAGTTGACTGTTTTTCATTTGGTATGTTTATTTATGAACTGATTACAATGCATCAACCATTTGAAAATCATGAATCTGTAAAAGAAAGTATATTAGAAGGACACCGACCAGCATTGACATATAga GAAACAGCTTATCCAAGTTATTTGCTTGATTTAATGGCAGTATGCTGGTCTCAAAGTCCAAAAGAACGTCCTTCAGCTAGCCAAATTGTTTCCATAGTTTCAGCTCCTGAATTCACTCATTTATATGATGTAGTTTCACTGAGTCATTCAGCTGATGTAATTTCTTGTACTCGAATACCACTACCACTga gTGAAGATAACGAAAATAACGGTGATGAAATATGGTTACCTTGTTCTAATGGAAAACTTGATAGATTGGCATTTAGTATCACAAATTGGTTTCACTACAGAAGTGCaaatgttttacataaaattacagCCATTTGTACAGTAGATGATCACAGTATTTGGTTAGGAGACGCAGAAGGACAAATTCATGCTTACTC gagTAATGATAGCAAGTACATGTTTAGCTACAAACTTATTACAGACCAAGAAGTTGGAGTGAAGCGCATAGTGACTCTGATAGATAGGCATAGAGTTGCAGTAGGTTTGGAAAATGGAAGAATATTTCTTGTAAGAAGTGATATGTCCCCCTTGGCTCCAACCATGGGAGAAGGAAGTTTTGTGATGAGTGAACTCGGTAGTTCTACCATTCTGTTTGATTTTATAGCtgttaatagtaataa GACTTGTGAACTATGGTGTGGAGAAAATCAAGGCCGAATATctgtatacactataaaacaaaatgtggCAATAAATTATGAAGTTCTTCAACATTTTGACTATACAGGCTTGGACACACAAGTCATGTCTTTAAGCGCTTCTCGTGgtcataatttagtatggtCGTATGTGCATCCAG GTTGCATTGTTTATCAATGGGATGTAGTAACCAGAAAAATAATGAACAAGTTGGATTGTTCAAAACTAATACCATGTTCAGAAAGTTTAAAATCTATTAGTATAGAAGAGCGATTAAGTCCGGGAAAATGTCaa ATCACCAGTATTTGTGCAGTAGGCGATGAACTATATTTAGGCACAGCATGGGGCTGCATTGTAGTTGTTGAACAAGACACTGCTAGGCCTATTACTGTATTTAGGCCATATGAACAAGAGGTAACGTGTATGACAGCTGCCTGTGAAGGTAATGCAATTATAAGTATTGGCCATGGGTACAGAAGTTTATTGAAAAGGTACTTATCTCACTGTAACGATATGGCTGATGTAACAGGTACAACATTTGCAATACTTTGGTCAACACGCAACTGGAAtgcttattaa
- the LOC132929938 gene encoding uncharacterized protein LOC132929938: protein MSLLRSSIVFAVLLTCICAQKPFYASSNSQYPSVLPQNLPNNGATDLGNRIGENSTPDPYLGSEKQPVYNVEKELVDRITNEYPKDKQPFWFVNAAQLNSIRYQQQPAVQPQTQQVGSFARPTRRQINIQQQQQQRN from the exons atg agtTTATTACGGTCTTCAATTGTTTTTGctgtattattaacttgcatatgTGCCCAAAAGCCGTTTTATGCATCCAGCAATAGTCAGTACCCTAGCGTCTTACCCCAAAACCTACCAAACAATGGGGCAACAGACTTGGGCAATAGGATCGGTGAAAACTCCACCCCTGACCCATACCTGGGTTCGGAAAAACAGCCGGTATACAACGTGGAAAAAGAACTGGTTGACAGAATAACAAACGAGTATCCCAAAGACAAGCAACCGTTTTGGTTTGTGAACGCCGCACAGCTGAACAGCATCAGATACCAACAGCAACCAGCGGTACAACCGCAAACACAACAAGTCGGCAGCTTCGCACGTCCGACAAGGCGTCAAATAAAcattcaacaacaacaacagcagcgcAATTAA